The sequence tgaattatttttgcgtccTCTAGGCTTGTCGTGAACGATGTGTCGTTGTGGCTATTGGCTACGCCGCCGCTCATGGCACTCACCGCACACCCATCCTGCTCGTCCAGTACACTTGACATGGGGTAGCTCAGAACGaggtgcaaaatattttcgtccTGGGCGTTGGAGGCCTCCGACAGAATGCTCTTGTCGAATCCGTTTTTCTTCAGTAGGTCGATTTTGTTGGCTTCCTCGTACAGTCGAATTTGCTTTCCCACGTTTCTCCCTGGCCGTTTAAAGTAGCACCTCCGACATCCTGCCTACTGTCTCCATTGCCCAAGTTGCCATCATGATCGTCAGAGAAAATGTTCCCGAAAAAATTCATCcagttcattttatttttgacatgGGCACTTAGCTGGTATCCGTGTTTCACGGgggaaatttgcaaaaaatatttcctcatatgttcatacaattcgtttttgtttctttccattGTGGTATATTCTTTGCTATATAAAAAGTAGTCGAAAAGTAGCACTTCCTTTACAGATTCACCATGCTTATTCTGTATGGTCGATATGAGGGCGCTATTTCCACTCGCTTTCAGTTTGTTATGTCCAATTGCACATTCGTATAGCAGAAAGCGAATCATGTACACATGGTTATTTGCTCATGGAAAATGTAGGAgtgtctttttattttcgtctTTCACAACGTTAATTGAGCTTATCTTTCCATGTTgaaggatttttttaactttctaAATGTCGTTTTTACTTACGTAATAAATCAGGTCTTCGATCTCATCATCCAGGCTACTACAGTTGTTATTTTCTGGGGGGGCATTCTGATATTTCTCTTCTGCCACCatgaccattttgtgtactGAATTTGGGGGGAAAGTACGGTGAATGCTGTTTGAAATGTATCCTAAAAGGGTTTCACTTCGTCGCGACGGTGGTGAGGGCGCATACGCAGCGTGAGTTCAACAGCTCCAAATTGGTGTTAGTCCGCGTTACGCTTTGT is a genomic window of Plasmodium cynomolgi strain B DNA, scaffold: 0223, whole genome shotgun sequence containing:
- a CDS encoding hypothetical protein (putative); the protein is MIRFLLYECAIGHNKLKASGNSALISTIQNKHGESVKEVLLFDYFLYSKEYTTMERNKNELYEHMRKYFLQISPVKHGYQLSAHVKNKMNWMNFFGNIFSDDHDGNLGNGDSRQDVGGATLNGQGETWESKFDCTRKPTKSTY